The nucleotide window AGGGGCAGCCAGATGGAACTTGGTTACAAGGCAAAAGGGCAGTTCCAAAAAGGCAGCAATTATGAAAAGAAGGACTACTATTGGCTAGCTGGTTTATTATTCTTTGTTATGGCCAGGAAATAGTTCTCCtatcctgaaaaaaatactgagaagtaaaaataatttccatctTAACTTGGAATGAGAAATCAAAATCCCAAATACTGTCTCAGTAAgaaaatctggggaaaaaacaggCTTGGataagaaaaagcattttcaaaatgctgctattcagcttgaatttttttttaactcaaattTGTATAAATGTAGAAAATGAAAGAGTAATTTTTAGGGGAGTTTGTCATTTTATAGTGCTGGAATGGGATACTTTATtgatttggattttttatttcaccAAAGCTATACCTTTTCAAAATGAAACCTGATCAAAAAAAGCATCAAACCTCATCCTATTACAAGAACATTTTCAAATTTGGTTATTTGGTGTCTTCTCATTAGAAATGATTTTATAAAGAGATTCTCTACTACTTTTTTTGATGAAACTTTGATGAACTGCAAATCTTTCTTTTCGCAAACTGAACTTAAATTGGAATGCTTAGGAATATTCCATGAGGAATTTTAGCTGTATTTGGTCATCGCTAACCTATGACTTAATAAGCAATTTAATATGTGGCTTGAACGCTTATGTAGTATTACCTGGTTCAGATTCCTGATTGACAGCCTGTGACTTCCCAAATCTCTGTGGCAAATTTAGAAGTGATTGACTGGAACTTTTAACAAGTGAAGATCTCCCAAGCCTGTGTGATACCTTTGGAGCGTGATTAGGTATGTTCTCTCCAAAAGCTCTTCCAAATCTCAGGGGCAAATTAGCAAATGGCTTAATGCTTCTTTCTTCTGGATAATTTCTTCCAAATCTAAGTGGTAAATTAGCAACTGAATTTGGCATCTTATTTACTGTAAAAGGGTTCATTTTAATGATACTTTTTGATCCCCAGTCTGCCATTTCTTCAAAATTGAGgctcctctgcttttcttccaaaatatcATCTTTaacctaaagaaaaataatttaaaagaagaatACCAATCACACAAAGCATTcctatttaatttcttcttagaAAGCTACTGGGTAacagttcttttttttgttgttgtttatttgtttggtttttgaaTATATAATGCTTTTTAACTGTATTTGCTAAATTCTGTATTACCTGTCTCATGATGtaaagagcagctgctgcctgaaaAATAGTTGTATCAGCATGACCCTTCTTACAGAGCAGTGTTCTTCCTGGGGCATATTGAAAACCATGTACTTTTGTTACAAAATAAGTTTCCAAGCCTTAACAGAAAATATGTACAAACATGGttttaaatttcagttaaaGACACAGATGCTACTTAACCTAACTTCAATTCCTTGTCCCTATTTGGTTACTTCCCTGAGAGTTTCTCCAATTACTGGAAGAGAAGGGGAATGAACCATTTCAGTTCATACTTCATgattaaaacattaaatataCTATCCCTCTGATTGCACCTGC belongs to Pithys albifrons albifrons isolate INPA30051 chromosome 7, PitAlb_v1, whole genome shotgun sequence and includes:
- the NPVF gene encoding pro-FMRFamide-related neuropeptide VF, encoding MKEISTKKFNLLAVATVIFLTSNSMCLTELMKSSLQNREDNDEKYYKVKDDILEEKQRSLNFEEMADWGSKSIIKMNPFTVNKMPNSVANLPLRFGRNYPEERSIKPFANLPLRFGRAFGENIPNHAPKVSHRLGRSSLVKSSSQSLLNLPQRFGKSQAVNQESEPGNTT